In the Gemmatimonadota bacterium genome, one interval contains:
- a CDS encoding fused response regulator/phosphatase, whose translation MAKPLVLLLDDDPAITYAVSLDLEPDFDVICAGGVDEGVDRIGNARGAVDVAVIDMWIETDREGGLEAIRRIRALESPPECVVLTAYGTQPNIVKCMEAGAFSYVEKSGRAADDTTGLLVTAIKRALETRHLKQLEAAQEQIKADERLKQDIARAYEIQRSMLPQEDLRHAGMRFTGYCRPAENVGGDYYDYFALPDGRVGLLIGDVTGHGFNASLIMAMARSCRATQTRIDPDVAPVMDALNRIVQTTGPDWLFMTACYLVIDPDARRYAYANAGHHFPLHYRADTRTAEPLESTGPLLGIDADTAFDAVERPWSPGDALVLFSDGIVEAENATEEVFGEDRLRDVVETHGHRPPSDLKQHIIDAVEAFSQGVPYMDDVTLLVAKL comes from the coding sequence ATGGCCAAACCCCTCGTACTCCTCCTCGATGACGACCCCGCCATCACCTACGCCGTATCCCTCGACCTGGAACCGGATTTCGACGTGATCTGCGCCGGCGGCGTGGACGAAGGCGTGGACCGGATCGGCAACGCACGCGGCGCCGTGGACGTGGCGGTGATCGATATGTGGATCGAAACGGACCGGGAAGGCGGACTCGAAGCGATCCGGCGCATCCGGGCCCTCGAGTCTCCGCCGGAATGCGTCGTGCTGACCGCGTACGGGACCCAGCCCAATATCGTCAAGTGCATGGAAGCGGGCGCTTTCAGCTACGTGGAGAAATCGGGCCGCGCCGCCGACGACACCACCGGTCTCCTGGTCACGGCCATCAAGCGGGCCCTGGAGACGCGCCATCTGAAACAACTCGAGGCGGCCCAGGAGCAGATCAAGGCGGACGAGCGCCTCAAGCAGGACATCGCACGCGCCTACGAGATCCAGCGTTCCATGCTGCCCCAGGAGGATCTGCGGCACGCCGGCATGCGGTTCACCGGCTACTGCCGTCCCGCCGAGAACGTGGGGGGCGACTACTACGACTACTTCGCGCTGCCCGACGGGCGGGTCGGCCTGCTGATCGGCGACGTCACCGGCCACGGGTTCAACGCGAGCCTGATCATGGCCATGGCCCGCAGTTGCCGGGCCACCCAGACCCGGATCGACCCGGACGTCGCCCCGGTCATGGACGCCCTCAACCGGATCGTGCAGACGACCGGTCCCGACTGGCTGTTCATGACGGCTTGCTACCTGGTGATCGATCCGGACGCGCGGCGGTACGCCTACGCTAACGCCGGCCATCACTTTCCGCTTCACTACCGCGCGGACACGCGCACGGCTGAACCCCTGGAGTCCACCGGCCCCCTGCTGGGGATCGACGCCGACACGGCCTTCGATGCCGTGGAACGGCCGTGGAGCCCGGGTGACGCCCTGGTCTTGTTTTCGGATGGTATCGTCGAAGCGGAGAACGCCACCGAAGAGGTCTTCGGCGAAGACCGCCTACGGGACGTCGTGGAAACCCACGGACACCGGCCGCCATCGGACCTGAAGCAGCATATCATCGATGCCGTCGAGGCGTTCAGCCAGGGCGTGCCGTATATGGACGACGTGACGCTGCTGGTGGCAAAACTCTAG